A genomic region of Barnesiella viscericola DSM 18177 contains the following coding sequences:
- a CDS encoding prephenate dehydrogenase: MKIVILGAGKMGSFFADVLSFDHEVALYDVDPNRLRFAFNTLRMTRPEEIGEFAPDLVINAATVKYTIEAFESVLPYLPDRTILSDIASVKTGLPEFYARAGHPFVSTHPMFGPTFANLSDLSTQHVIIITEGDHLGKVFFKDIYQRLRLNIFEYSFREHDETIAYSLSIPFTSTLVFASIMKHQEAPGTTFKKHMEIARGLLSEDDYLLTEILFNPNTPQQVKQIQKQMSALLDIIEHKDTDRMKAYLTRVRKNIE, encoded by the coding sequence ATGAAAATAGTTATCCTCGGCGCCGGCAAGATGGGGTCGTTCTTTGCCGACGTACTCAGCTTCGACCACGAAGTTGCCCTCTACGACGTAGACCCCAACCGGCTGCGGTTTGCCTTCAACACCCTGCGCATGACCCGCCCCGAAGAGATAGGCGAGTTTGCCCCCGACCTGGTTATCAATGCGGCCACGGTCAAATACACCATCGAGGCCTTCGAGTCGGTACTCCCCTACCTGCCCGACCGCACGATCCTGTCGGACATCGCCTCGGTCAAGACCGGTCTGCCCGAGTTCTACGCCCGGGCGGGTCACCCCTTCGTATCGACCCACCCCATGTTCGGACCCACCTTTGCCAACCTCAGCGACCTGAGTACGCAACACGTCATCATCATCACCGAGGGCGACCACCTGGGCAAGGTCTTCTTCAAGGACATCTACCAGCGCCTGCGGCTCAACATCTTCGAGTACTCCTTCCGCGAACACGACGAGACCATCGCCTACTCCCTCTCGATACCCTTCACCTCGACCCTGGTGTTCGCCTCGATCATGAAGCACCAGGAGGCACCGGGCACCACCTTCAAGAAGCACATGGAGATAGCCCGCGGCCTGCTCTCGGAGGACGACTATCTGCTCACCGAGATTCTTTTCAATCCCAACACGCCCCAGCAAGTAAAACAGATACAGAAGCAGATGTCGGCCCTGCTCGACATCATCGAACATAAAGATACCGACCGCATGAAAGCGTACCTCACCCGGGTGCGGAAGAATATCGAGTGA
- a CDS encoding bifunctional 3-deoxy-7-phosphoheptulonate synthase/chorismate mutase type II, giving the protein MKDLQPILLPGIDRKRPLIIAGPCSAETEEQVMNTARQLAEQGIKIFRAGIWKPRTKPGGFEGVGVEGLAWLKRVKEETGMYTATEVATERHVFEALKHGIDILWIGARTTANPFAVQEIADALKGVDIPVLIKNPVNPDLELWIGAVERIYNAGLRRLGVIHRGFSSYDKHLYRNMPQWHIPIELRRRLPNLPIFCDPSHIGGKRELVAPLCQQAMDMGFDGLIVESHCDPDCAWSDKNQQVTPEALSYILNMLVIRETTQTTENLAELRNQIDQLDNQLLELLAKRMRVSREIGQYKKEHSMPVLQTSRYDEILQKRMAQAVELGMGAEFMKEVMQAIHEESVHQQMEILNQ; this is encoded by the coding sequence ATGAAAGATTTACAACCGATTTTACTGCCTGGGATCGACCGCAAACGCCCCCTCATCATAGCCGGCCCTTGCAGTGCCGAGACCGAAGAACAAGTCATGAACACCGCCCGCCAACTGGCCGAACAGGGTATCAAGATATTCCGCGCCGGAATATGGAAACCCCGCACCAAACCGGGAGGTTTCGAGGGTGTAGGCGTAGAAGGACTGGCCTGGCTCAAACGGGTAAAAGAGGAGACCGGCATGTACACTGCCACCGAGGTAGCTACCGAGCGCCACGTGTTCGAGGCCCTCAAACACGGCATCGACATCTTGTGGATAGGTGCCCGCACCACGGCCAACCCCTTTGCCGTGCAGGAGATTGCCGACGCCTTGAAAGGAGTGGATATTCCCGTACTGATCAAGAACCCCGTGAACCCCGACCTGGAACTGTGGATTGGAGCCGTCGAGCGCATCTACAACGCCGGTCTGCGCCGGCTGGGCGTAATCCACCGCGGGTTCAGCAGCTACGACAAGCACCTCTACCGCAACATGCCCCAGTGGCATATTCCCATCGAGTTGCGCCGCCGCCTGCCCAACCTGCCTATCTTCTGCGACCCCAGCCACATCGGCGGCAAGCGCGAACTGGTAGCTCCGCTCTGCCAGCAGGCAATGGACATGGGCTTCGACGGACTTATCGTCGAGTCGCACTGCGACCCCGACTGTGCATGGAGCGACAAGAACCAGCAGGTGACCCCCGAAGCGCTCTCCTACATACTCAACATGCTGGTGATTCGTGAAACGACCCAGACCACCGAGAACCTCGCAGAGCTGCGCAACCAGATAGACCAGCTCGACAACCAACTGCTCGAACTGCTGGCCAAGCGCATGCGCGTGTCGCGCGAGATAGGTCAATACAAGAAGGAGCACAGCATGCCCGTGTTGCAAACCTCGCGCTACGACGAGATTCTGCAAAAGCGCATGGCCCAGGCCGTGGAGTTGGGCATGGGTGCCGAGTTCATGAAAGAGGTGATGCAAGCCATTCACGAGGAGTCGGTACACCAGCAGATGGAGATTCTCAACCAATAG
- a CDS encoding pyridoxal phosphate-dependent aminotransferase, which translates to MQNSTNPFDTIRPANRVNSVSEYYFSRKLKEIAALNARGLDIISLGIGGPDRPPHTETIETLCAESRRPDTHSYQPYVGIPELRRAFADWYARWYGVELDPQREIQPLIGSKEGILHISLAFLNPGDGVLVPNPGYPTYSSVSRLAEAEIFTYDLDEANGWQPDFDQLESMPLDRIKLMWVNYPNMPTGANASTELFTRLVEFGRRHGIVIVNDNPYSFILNDRPLSLLSVPGARECCIEMNSLSKSHNMAGWRIGMLASNPRFVEWILRVKSNIDSGMFRPLQSAAIKALSCGPEWYDEVNRVYRSRRQIAERIMQALDCRYDPSQVGLFLWGRIPDTAPDAESLADRILHEARVFVTPGFIFGSRGNRYLRISLCATEERMNEALQRIQSVKF; encoded by the coding sequence ATGCAGAATTCAACCAACCCCTTTGATACCATACGTCCCGCCAACCGGGTAAACAGCGTGAGCGAATACTACTTCTCGCGCAAATTGAAAGAGATTGCCGCGCTGAACGCCCGCGGGCTCGACATCATCAGCCTGGGTATTGGCGGCCCCGACCGACCGCCTCACACCGAGACCATCGAAACCTTGTGTGCCGAGAGCCGACGCCCCGACACGCACAGCTACCAGCCCTATGTGGGTATTCCCGAATTGCGCCGGGCGTTTGCCGACTGGTATGCCCGCTGGTACGGCGTAGAGCTCGACCCGCAACGGGAGATACAACCCCTTATCGGGTCGAAAGAGGGAATCCTGCACATCAGCCTTGCCTTCCTCAATCCCGGCGACGGAGTACTGGTGCCCAACCCCGGCTACCCCACTTACAGTTCGGTGAGCCGGCTGGCCGAAGCCGAGATTTTCACCTACGACCTCGACGAGGCAAACGGGTGGCAACCCGACTTCGACCAACTCGAATCGATGCCGCTCGACCGCATCAAACTCATGTGGGTCAACTACCCCAACATGCCCACCGGAGCCAACGCCTCGACCGAGCTCTTCACCCGGCTGGTGGAGTTTGGCCGGCGTCACGGCATCGTCATCGTCAACGACAATCCATACAGCTTTATCCTCAACGACCGGCCCCTCAGTCTGCTGTCGGTTCCCGGAGCCCGGGAGTGCTGCATCGAGATGAACTCGCTGAGCAAGTCGCACAACATGGCCGGTTGGCGCATCGGCATGCTGGCCTCCAACCCCCGGTTCGTCGAGTGGATATTGCGGGTAAAGAGCAATATCGACTCGGGCATGTTCCGCCCGTTGCAGAGTGCAGCCATCAAGGCACTCTCGTGCGGTCCCGAATGGTACGACGAGGTAAACCGCGTCTACCGCTCCCGCCGCCAGATAGCCGAACGAATCATGCAGGCACTCGACTGCCGCTACGACCCGTCGCAGGTGGGACTGTTCCTTTGGGGCCGAATCCCCGACACGGCACCCGACGCCGAGTCGCTGGCCGACCGGATACTTCACGAAGCCCGCGTCTTTGTCACCCCGGGATTCATCTTCGGTAGCCGCGGCAACCGCTACCTGCGCATCTCGCTCTGTGCCACCGAGGAGCGAATGAACGAAGCCTTACAACGAATCCAATCCGTAAAATTCTAA
- a CDS encoding prephenate dehydratase translates to MKKRVTIQGIAGCYHEAAARAYFGEEDIETVACTTFPEMFDRMAHDHSLLGIMAIENTIAGSLLQNHELLRKSNLNVVGEYKLRISHVLAALPGEKLDDIREVNSHPMALMQCGEFLKAHPRMKLVEKDDTAGSAQEIAQQRLEGHAAICGRLAAEIYGLNILAEGIETNKRNFTRFLIMADPLYSDLLTAGKRINKSSLVFSLPHTQGSLSKVLTILSFYDINLSKIQSMPIIGREWEYRFYIDLTFDNFTRYKQSLEAIRPLTKNFKILGEYAEFNQPL, encoded by the coding sequence ATGAAGAAAAGAGTTACCATACAAGGCATAGCCGGTTGTTATCACGAAGCCGCCGCACGAGCCTATTTCGGCGAGGAGGATATTGAGACCGTCGCCTGCACCACCTTCCCCGAGATGTTCGACCGCATGGCGCACGACCACTCCCTGCTGGGCATCATGGCCATTGAGAATACCATCGCCGGCAGCCTGCTGCAAAATCACGAACTGCTGCGCAAAAGCAATCTAAACGTCGTGGGGGAATACAAATTACGCATCTCGCACGTGCTGGCAGCCCTGCCGGGCGAGAAACTCGACGACATTCGCGAGGTAAACTCCCACCCCATGGCACTGATGCAGTGCGGCGAGTTTCTCAAAGCCCACCCCCGCATGAAACTGGTGGAGAAGGACGACACGGCGGGCAGCGCACAGGAGATAGCCCAGCAACGGCTCGAAGGACATGCCGCCATTTGCGGCCGGCTGGCTGCCGAGATTTACGGACTGAACATTCTGGCCGAGGGCATCGAGACCAACAAGCGCAACTTCACCCGATTCCTCATCATGGCCGACCCGCTTTACAGCGACCTGCTCACCGCCGGCAAACGCATCAACAAGTCGTCGCTGGTATTCAGCCTGCCCCACACGCAGGGCAGTCTGTCGAAGGTGCTCACGATACTCTCCTTCTACGACATCAACCTGTCGAAAATCCAATCGATGCCCATCATCGGGCGGGAATGGGAATACCGCTTTTACATCGACCTCACCTTCGACAACTTCACCCGCTACAAACAGTCGCTCGAAGCCATACGACCATTGACCAAGAACTTCAAAATACTCGGAGAATATGCAGAATTCAACCAACCCCTTTGA
- the tig gene encoding trigger factor, which yields MNVSHQNTDNLNAVISIEITKADYQDKVDKSLRAYGQKANIPGFRKGKVPFSILTKMFGKSVRVEEINRLVSEALYNYIRDNKLNILGEPMTAEDMTVDLDAQDDFTFRFDVALAPELDVKVDKKIKVPYYTITVDDDMVKRQNEAFLSRFGKQVSVDESTDERDLIKGSMVELASDGTPLEGGITVESTIVSPNYFKSDDEKAKFAGVKKGDKVVFNPSKSCNASVAELASMLNTDKEKAANVTADFEMTVTDITHLQPAELNQELFDNVFGKDVVKSEEEYFAKLREMIARQLVPESDYKFSIDARAAIEKAVGDFELPDAFLKRWLLATDKERKAETIDDDYSRMVPDLKWQLIKEQIVKQFDIHVDDNDLKALAKRVAASQFAQYGMTGVPDDVLERYGNEMLSSKETRSRLINQATEQKIQTAIKESVTLNHKEVSMEKFQKLFETAE from the coding sequence ATGAACGTTTCACATCAAAACACCGACAACCTGAACGCCGTGATTTCGATTGAAATAACGAAAGCCGATTATCAGGACAAAGTTGATAAATCTCTTCGCGCTTACGGGCAGAAAGCCAATATCCCCGGTTTCAGAAAGGGAAAAGTACCGTTCAGCATCCTCACGAAGATGTTTGGAAAATCGGTTCGGGTAGAAGAGATAAACCGTTTGGTTTCAGAAGCTCTGTACAATTATATCCGCGACAACAAGCTCAATATCCTGGGCGAGCCGATGACGGCCGAAGACATGACGGTCGACCTCGATGCACAAGACGATTTCACCTTCCGTTTTGATGTAGCCCTGGCTCCCGAATTGGACGTGAAAGTCGACAAAAAAATCAAGGTTCCCTACTACACGATTACCGTTGACGACGACATGGTAAAACGTCAGAACGAAGCCTTCCTGTCGCGCTTTGGCAAACAGGTTTCGGTCGACGAGTCGACCGACGAGCGCGACCTCATCAAGGGTTCGATGGTCGAGCTTGCCAGTGACGGCACTCCTCTCGAAGGCGGCATCACGGTAGAGAGCACGATTGTTTCGCCCAACTACTTCAAGAGCGACGACGAGAAAGCCAAATTCGCCGGCGTGAAGAAGGGCGACAAGGTGGTGTTCAACCCCTCGAAGAGCTGCAACGCCTCGGTAGCCGAGCTCGCTTCGATGCTCAATACCGACAAGGAGAAAGCTGCCAATGTGACAGCCGACTTTGAGATGACAGTGACAGATATTACACACCTGCAACCGGCCGAGTTGAACCAGGAGCTGTTCGACAACGTGTTCGGCAAAGACGTTGTAAAGAGCGAGGAGGAGTATTTCGCCAAATTGCGCGAGATGATTGCCCGTCAGTTGGTTCCCGAAAGCGACTACAAGTTCTCGATCGACGCCCGTGCTGCTATCGAAAAAGCCGTAGGCGATTTCGAGTTACCCGACGCATTCCTCAAACGCTGGTTGCTGGCTACCGACAAGGAGCGTAAGGCCGAGACCATCGACGACGATTACTCTCGCATGGTGCCCGACTTGAAATGGCAGCTGATCAAGGAGCAAATCGTAAAACAGTTCGATATTCATGTCGACGACAACGATTTGAAAGCTCTGGCCAAACGGGTAGCTGCCAGCCAGTTCGCCCAATACGGCATGACCGGTGTGCCCGACGACGTACTCGAACGCTATGGCAACGAGATGCTGTCGAGCAAAGAGACCCGTTCGCGTCTCATCAACCAGGCTACCGAGCAAAAGATTCAAACCGCTATCAAGGAGTCGGTAACCCTCAACCACAAAGAGGTATCGATGGAGAAATTCCAGAAACTGTTTGAAACAGCCGAATAA
- the clpP gene encoding ATP-dependent Clp endopeptidase proteolytic subunit ClpP, with amino-acid sequence MTNDFRNYAVKHLGMNGLALDQYAQITSSYLSPTIMEERQLNVTQMDVFSRLMMDRIIFLGTPIDDYTANVIEAQLLYLDSADPGKDISIYFNTPGGSVYAGLGIYDTMQFISCDVSTICTGMAASMGAVLLVAGTKGKRFALKHSRVMIHQPMGGAQGQASDIEITAREIQKLKKELYTIIADHSGNPYERVEKDSDRDYWMTAAEAKEYGMIDEVLVKSQKTI; translated from the coding sequence ATGACAAACGATTTTAGAAATTATGCGGTAAAGCATTTAGGAATGAATGGCCTTGCGCTGGATCAGTATGCACAGATTACCAGCAGCTACCTCTCTCCCACGATTATGGAAGAGCGCCAACTGAATGTGACACAGATGGACGTCTTCTCGCGTCTGATGATGGACCGTATAATCTTTTTAGGAACGCCGATCGACGATTATACGGCCAACGTCATAGAGGCACAGTTGCTCTATCTCGACTCGGCCGACCCCGGTAAAGACATCTCTATCTATTTCAACACCCCGGGTGGGTCGGTCTACGCCGGCTTGGGCATCTACGATACCATGCAGTTCATCAGCTGCGACGTGTCGACCATCTGCACCGGTATGGCCGCCTCGATGGGAGCCGTGCTGCTGGTAGCCGGTACCAAGGGCAAACGCTTTGCGCTGAAACATTCGCGGGTGATGATACACCAGCCGATGGGCGGTGCACAAGGTCAGGCCTCCGATATTGAGATTACGGCCCGTGAGATACAGAAATTGAAGAAAGAACTCTATACGATTATCGCCGACCACTCGGGAAATCCTTACGAACGGGTAGAGAAAGACTCCGACCGCGACTACTGGATGACCGCCGCCGAAGCCAAGGAATATGGCATGATCGACGAGGTGTTGGTGAAATCACAGAAAACCATTTAA
- the clpX gene encoding ATP-dependent Clp protease ATP-binding subunit ClpX, which produces MAKSEKCSFCGRGANEVRLLMPGRDGCICDECAEQAYLLSEEYLHKKRKKNPKWAISREELPKPDQIKAFLDEYVIGQDDAKRYLAVSVYNHYKRIMQASDDSDDVEIEKSNIIMVGPTGTGKTLLAKTIARLLKVPFTIVDATVLTEAGYVGEDIESILTRLLQVADYDVEAAERGIVFIDEIDKIARKSDNPSITRDVSGEGVQQGLLKLLEGSIVNVPPQGGRKHPEQKMIAVNTKNILYICGGAFDGIERKIAMRLNTHVVGYNGGGSNSRVDRDNLLQYIAPQDLKAYGLIPEIIGRLPILTYLQPLDREALRRILVEPKNSIIKQYVKLFEMDGVKLTFDDDMLDYVVDKAIEFKLGARGLRSIVETVMMDAMYETPSSNKKKLHITRSYAEKKLEKAKLLAV; this is translated from the coding sequence ATGGCGAAAAGCGAAAAATGTAGTTTCTGCGGACGAGGTGCGAACGAGGTACGGCTCCTGATGCCGGGCCGCGACGGCTGTATCTGCGACGAGTGCGCCGAACAGGCCTACCTCCTCTCCGAAGAGTATCTGCACAAGAAGAGAAAAAAGAATCCCAAGTGGGCCATCTCCCGGGAGGAGTTGCCCAAGCCCGACCAGATAAAAGCCTTCCTTGACGAGTATGTCATCGGGCAGGACGATGCCAAGCGTTACCTGGCTGTATCGGTCTACAACCACTACAAGCGCATCATGCAGGCCTCCGACGACAGTGACGACGTGGAAATTGAAAAGTCGAACATCATCATGGTGGGCCCCACGGGTACCGGCAAGACCTTGCTGGCCAAGACGATTGCCCGTTTGCTCAAAGTGCCCTTCACCATTGTCGACGCCACCGTGCTCACCGAGGCCGGCTATGTGGGCGAGGATATCGAGAGCATTCTCACCCGTCTGCTTCAAGTGGCCGACTATGACGTCGAGGCTGCCGAGCGCGGCATCGTGTTTATCGACGAAATCGACAAGATAGCCCGCAAGAGCGACAACCCCTCGATTACCCGCGACGTGAGCGGCGAGGGCGTGCAGCAGGGATTATTGAAACTGCTCGAAGGTTCGATTGTGAACGTACCGCCCCAAGGCGGTCGCAAGCACCCCGAGCAGAAGATGATTGCGGTGAACACCAAGAACATACTCTACATCTGCGGTGGAGCCTTCGACGGCATCGAACGCAAGATAGCCATGCGGCTCAACACCCATGTGGTAGGTTACAACGGCGGAGGCAGCAACAGCCGGGTCGACCGCGACAATCTGTTGCAATACATCGCCCCGCAAGACTTGAAGGCCTATGGGCTTATCCCCGAAATCATCGGCCGTCTGCCCATACTCACCTACTTGCAGCCCCTCGACCGGGAGGCGTTGCGCCGCATTCTGGTCGAGCCCAAGAACTCGATTATCAAGCAGTATGTCAAGCTGTTCGAGATGGACGGCGTGAAGCTCACCTTCGACGACGACATGCTCGACTATGTGGTCGACAAGGCCATCGAGTTCAAACTGGGAGCCCGCGGATTGCGTTCGATTGTCGAGACGGTGATGATGGACGCCATGTATGAGACCCCTTCGTCGAACAAGAAGAAACTGCATATCACACGCAGCTATGCAGAAAAAAAATTGGAGAAAGCAAAACTATTGGCCGTATAA
- the recQ gene encoding DNA helicase RecQ produces the protein MAKEVNLTEELKKNFGFDTFKGNQEAIIKNLLAGKDTFVLMPTGGGKSLCYQLPSLILDGTAVVISPLIALMKNQVDAMRNFSAEDGVAHFINSSLNKAAIDQVKSDILSGKTKLLYVAPESLTKEENIDFLRQVNISFYAVDEAHCISEWGHDFRPEYRRIRPIINEIGVRPVIALTATATPKVQHDIQKNLGMLDATVFKSSFNRPNLYYEVRPKTANIDKDIIKYIKSQEGKSGIIYCLSRKKVEELAELLQVNGIRALPYHAGMDSATRTQNQDAFLLEKIDVIVATIAFGMGIDKPDVRYVIHYDIPKSLEGYYQETGRAGRDGGEGQCITFYINKDLQKLEKFMQGKPIAEQEIGKQLLLETAAYAESSLCRRKILLHYFGEEYEEDNCGNCDNCLNPKKQVEAKDQLCAVLETIIALKEKFKAEYVIDVLMGKETSQVLSYQHEDLEVFGSGQGEDERTWNAVIRQALIAGYIDKDIENYGLLKVTKAGHAFLKNPVSFKIVKDVDFEEMEEEVPMKGGAACAVDPELYVILKDLRKKIAKRLELPPYVIFQDPSLEAMATTYPITLEELQNIPGVGAGKAKRYGEEFIKVIKAHVEENEIERPEDLRVRTVANKSKLKVSIIQAIDRKIALDELAESKGLEFSELLDEIEAIVYSGTKINIDYFLREIMDDEHIDDIFNYFKESESDDLEAAIEEFGMEYSEEEIRLIRIKFLSEMGN, from the coding sequence ATGGCAAAAGAAGTAAATTTGACTGAGGAACTGAAAAAGAATTTCGGATTCGATACCTTCAAAGGAAATCAGGAAGCGATTATCAAGAATTTACTCGCCGGGAAAGATACGTTTGTATTGATGCCTACCGGAGGGGGTAAATCGCTTTGTTATCAACTCCCGTCCCTGATTCTCGACGGGACGGCCGTCGTGATTTCGCCTTTGATTGCCTTGATGAAGAACCAGGTCGATGCCATGCGGAATTTCAGTGCCGAGGACGGTGTGGCTCATTTTATAAACTCCTCGCTCAACAAAGCGGCAATCGATCAGGTGAAAAGCGATATATTGTCGGGAAAAACCAAATTGCTGTATGTAGCCCCCGAGTCGTTGACCAAGGAAGAGAATATCGATTTCCTGCGTCAGGTAAACATCTCGTTCTATGCCGTGGACGAGGCGCACTGTATCTCGGAGTGGGGACACGATTTTCGCCCCGAGTACCGTCGCATACGTCCTATTATCAACGAGATAGGAGTAAGGCCGGTTATCGCCCTCACGGCAACCGCCACCCCCAAGGTGCAGCACGATATCCAGAAAAACCTGGGCATGCTCGACGCTACGGTCTTCAAGTCGTCGTTCAACCGTCCCAACCTCTACTACGAGGTGCGACCCAAGACCGCGAATATCGACAAGGACATCATCAAATACATCAAGTCGCAGGAGGGCAAGTCGGGCATCATCTACTGCCTCAGCCGCAAGAAGGTGGAAGAGCTGGCCGAACTGTTGCAGGTCAACGGCATACGGGCGTTGCCCTACCATGCCGGCATGGACTCGGCCACCCGCACGCAGAACCAGGACGCATTCCTGCTCGAGAAAATCGATGTCATCGTCGCCACGATAGCCTTTGGCATGGGAATCGACAAACCCGATGTGCGTTACGTCATACACTACGACATACCCAAGAGCCTTGAAGGCTACTACCAGGAGACGGGACGTGCCGGACGAGACGGAGGAGAAGGCCAATGTATAACTTTTTATATCAATAAAGATTTGCAGAAACTCGAAAAGTTCATGCAGGGAAAACCCATCGCCGAGCAGGAGATCGGGAAGCAGTTGCTGCTCGAGACGGCAGCCTATGCCGAGTCGTCGCTCTGCCGGCGCAAGATTCTGTTGCACTACTTTGGCGAGGAGTATGAAGAAGATAATTGTGGAAATTGTGATAATTGCCTAAATCCTAAAAAACAAGTGGAAGCAAAAGATCAACTCTGTGCGGTTCTTGAAACGATCATTGCACTGAAAGAGAAATTTAAAGCCGAATATGTGATCGATGTCTTGATGGGGAAGGAGACCAGCCAGGTACTTTCCTATCAGCACGAAGACCTCGAAGTCTTCGGCAGCGGACAGGGCGAAGACGAGCGCACGTGGAACGCCGTGATTCGCCAGGCATTGATTGCCGGCTATATCGATAAGGATATTGAAAACTACGGATTGTTGAAGGTGACCAAAGCCGGGCACGCATTCCTGAAAAATCCGGTATCGTTCAAGATTGTGAAGGATGTCGATTTTGAGGAGATGGAAGAAGAGGTGCCCATGAAGGGTGGGGCCGCCTGTGCAGTCGATCCCGAGCTTTACGTCATACTCAAAGACCTCCGCAAGAAGATAGCCAAGCGGCTCGAACTGCCCCCCTACGTCATCTTCCAGGACCCGTCGCTCGAAGCCATGGCCACCACCTATCCCATCACCCTCGAAGAGTTGCAGAATATTCCGGGTGTGGGTGCCGGTAAAGCCAAACGCTACGGCGAGGAGTTTATCAAGGTCATCAAGGCCCATGTCGAGGAGAACGAAATCGAACGGCCCGAAGACTTGCGGGTGCGCACCGTAGCCAACAAGTCGAAGTTGAAAGTATCGATAATCCAGGCCATCGACCGCAAGATAGCCCTCGACGAACTGGCCGAGTCGAAAGGACTGGAATTCAGCGAACTGCTCGACGAGATTGAAGCCATCGTCTACTCGGGTACCAAGATAAACATTGACTATTTCCTGCGCGAGATTATGGACGACGAGCACATCGACGACATCTTCAACTATTTCAAGGAGAGCGAGAGCGACGACCTCGAAGCCGCCATCGAAGAGTTCGGTATGGAATACAGCGAGGAGGAGATACGGTTGATTCGCATCAAGTTCCTCTCCGAAATGGGAAATTAA